Proteins from one Triticum aestivum cultivar Chinese Spring chromosome 7A, IWGSC CS RefSeq v2.1, whole genome shotgun sequence genomic window:
- the LOC123150550 gene encoding uncharacterized protein produces MTSWLLATPSHAWPSTVICTVYTCHGGRAIKLQHQAKPRLALCRHLDACHGPRWTRSGPVRSLTEPPFGPAAGGPNRTGPTSAAVLFSGTGPMVVKLGPDREDRPCRHMATVSGGAWRRRAAAHVRRSLGGTGRRRRGKIAAGLALATLGMAVSRLAEKKRMDTSSGAGGGVTIRLSAFWLVPQFLVVGVGEAFEDPREDEVHRHGSVPGVALVAS; encoded by the coding sequence ATGACCTCGTGGCTCTTAGCGACGCCAAGCCACGCCTGGCCCTCTACTGTCATCTGTACAGTGTACACATGCCATGGCGGCCGCGCCATCAAGCTCCAACACCAAGCCAAGCCACGCCTGGCCCTCTGCCGTCATCTGGACGCATGCCATGGGCCaaggtggacacggtccgggccggtccggtccctgaccgagccgccgtttggaccggccgccggcgggCCGAACCGGACCGGACCGACCAGCGCCGCGGTCCTCTTTTCAGGCACCGGACCGATGGTGGTGAAGCTCGGGCCGGACCGAGAGGACCGCCCATGCAGGCATATGGCGACGGTGAGCGGCGGTGCatggcgacggcgagcggcggcgcacgTCCGCAGGAGTCTAGGGGGCacgggaaggagaaggagagggaaaaTAGCCGCGGGCCTCGCCCTCGCCACGCTCGGCATGGCCGTCTCCAGGCTAGCCGAGAAGAAGCGCATGGACACCTCGagcggtgccggcggcggcgtcaCCATCAGGCTCAGCGCGTTCTGGCTGGTGCCCCAGTTCTTGGTGGTGGGCGTCGGCGAGGCGTTCGAAGACCCCCGAGAGGATGAAGTCCATAGGCACGGGTCTGTTCCTGGCGTGGCTCTTGTTGCCTCCTGA